GTTCCTCTGTACATAGAAAATGTgtaaagaaagaaggaaaaaacaaacataaatttcatattctacTATGTGGCCACGTGGTGACATCCTCCTAGAAGAGCTGAGTATATTTAATTGAGCGTGATTAAAAAACAACTCAGCGGCGACGTTGAACCAATACTCGTGTCAGAAAAAGAAGGTCTTAAACACAATTCGTGTTGTTAACTCATTGATCCACCTAAAATCTACTTTACACGTGGTCCTTTTCAAACTGAACCAAATCATTTATTAAACCATTTTGACGGTCATGATCTTTTGCTATTCAGAGTTCTATATTTTGTTCCCTGCCCAGGTCAGTGACGGGCAGTTGCCCAGAAGTAGGTCGCCTCTAACCCTACCCCCTCTCCCAGCACAATAAAGCTTCATTCTTATGGCCCCCTCCTTTCCAATCTACTCATTATATTTCTCGAGTATCAATATTGGTCTAATCGATCCCTTTCTTTTATAAACTTCACTATTGTTAGTTGAATTTGCAACAAAAACATTAAGTGCGGGTAAATTTATTTCATGACGGGAATGTATTTTGGTGAGACTAAGACTGTAAATCCAACTGAACCGAGTTCAGAAGGTGCTAGAAGGCGACGGATGGAAGTTCACCAGTTCCGTTTTGTCGCCAGCGATATGGCGGTGGCTCCACCTCTGGAGAGTGAAAGGAAGAGACAGAAACTGAATAAACTTGTCTCTGTAAAGAGCTTTGAGATTAAAGAGAAGCGATCTAAGTTGGAAAGGATTGTTTCCCTGCCGCTATCGCTGCCGTGTAGAAGTGATATTGGGAAGGGCGAAAAGAAGGTAGCAGAGAACAAAGAAACAGAAAGGAACGCATTGGATTTATCGGAATCTGCTTCAATATCGTCGAATATTGAACGCCCAGGGGTTTCTGATTGTCCCAAATTCGGCGTGACATCTGTTTGCGGAAGGAGAAGAGATATGGAAGATGCGGTGTCGATCTACCCTACGTTTATTCGGGAAAAACATGAAAAATCAAGCAACTTGCATTTCTTCGGTCTCTACGACGGCCACGGCTGCTCTCATGTACGTAATTATCATGCCCCTAATTAAGACCTTCGTCTCTTTTATGCAATTATATTATATTGTCTCTAACTGGAAGTTTTTTTCTCTATGATTATTTTGTGTAGGCTGCGATGAAATGTAAAGATAGAATGCACGAGATAGTGAAGAACGAGGTTGAAAGCGCAGGGGAAGCAACGTGGAAAGAGATGATGACGCGGAGCTTCACTAAAATGGATAAAGAAGTCGTTGAGTATTCGAGAGGAGGCGGTGGTGCACCAACCGCCGATTGTAGATGCGAACTTCAGACGCAGCAGTGTGATGCCGTTGGATCCACTGCCGTCGTAGCCGTGGTAACTCCAAACGAAATCGTTGTGTCCAATTGCGGTGATTCTCGCGCTGTGCTTTGCCGAAATGGCGTTGCTATTCCTCTTTCCACTGATCATAAGGTGTGTGCCAATATGGTGATTCCTTGCTAGCTGGATTTATTCCAAATAGATTTTCTAAATTTGTGTTTGTTTTTGTTTGTAGCCGGATCGACCCGATGAACTCAATCGGATTGAAGAAGCTGGTGGTCGTGTTATCTATTGGGATGGTGCAAGAGTTCTTGGAGTTTTGGCCATGTCTCGAGCAATTGGTAAGCCATTTTGATCTATTTTAATGTAGAAAATTGAACATCtatagatatgatattataggTATTGTTATTCAATCTATAATGTCAAGCCTCCCTATAATAACATCCTTATAcgacaacacttcactataaaagtcaagttttttcggaaccaatttttatgttaggttataatatatgttctctgtAATAACACTTTCgttataacatccaaaaatattcggaacaaacaAACCTCTTGCAGATTTGACGGTAGTTTATTTcccttatttatatttatttgaaCATTTGTCAGGTGACAATTATTTAAAACCATACGTTACATCTGAACCTGAAGTGACTGTAACTGAAAGAACAGTGGATGATGAATGCTTGATATTAGCTAGCGATGGGCTATGGGACGTGGTGTCAAACGAGACGGCATGTGGTGTGGCCCGCATGTGCTTGAGATCGGGGCGACCACCGTCTCCGCCAGGGTCGCCTTTTAATGATGTCACACCAACGGTCTCCGGGGAGAACTTCGACCAGGGCTGTACTGATGCGTCGATTCTCTTGACTAGGCTGGCTTTGGCTAGGCACAGTTCTGATAATGTTAGTGTTGTCGTCGTTGATTTGAAGAGAGATTTATAGAATCAAATAAATGTACATGTATAGTTTCGATTTTCTTCGTTTATAGGAAGAGTATATGATTTCATTTATCAAAACCCAAAGGCCAGATTTTCCATGGCTGCATCTTATTGCTGGAGAAAATTTCGTTAGCATATTTTGTTTGCTACTACTAGTATTCAGGATTAAGAAGTTGTATAAGAGAGTTGATGGAAATATTAGGAGatattgttattaattaattatgcAACGATTTGACCTTCTACTCATTGGACCTGGCTCCCCTCCGGTCCCTCATCTCTCCATTTCATCCAATTCTACCCTAAATACTTTGCACGCATCCCTTCACTCATTCAATGGACCAGATTCACTTTATTaaccaaataatattaattatggTTAGTTACATGTTCTCTCTTCCCTCCTCACCTATTCGTGTACAGCAGGAAAGTCTTCTTTTCTCTAATTCATCTAGGAAACACAAGatgatgaaaaataatatttaaaaaaagggAAACACGAGATGCAACACCAATATTTACGTGTGTAGGCCAGAATCATTGAAATCTAAAATTTCTTAGTATTATTGAGGGAATATCGAAGGTCCCAATTTTCATCATAACAAGTCGAAAAGAAAAATAGTGAATTCCATAAAAAAAGATAAATTATGCATCCAAGTACAGCTACTGTCTTTACCTTCGACCAGCTTCCATGCCCCTTCCTAGATTTTGGATTTGGCCCTAAAAAATTCTAATTTGAAGAAAGTGAGAAACTTCAATTTAAAAACCTTTCTAATTTGAAGAAAGTGAGAAACTTCAATTTAAAAACCTTGCTGTTGTGAAAAAGAACCCAAAGCATTGCTAGATACTATTTCAATTGCATTCCATGGATCTTATTCTCCTCTTGTTTGAAGGATTTAAAGGAAAGATTTGTTATTGCTTGATTATGCATGTTGGTGTTATTGTATCTTCTTCGTTTCTGGACATATTTGATATAATGAAGGTGTTAATGTAATCATTTTGATGTAAGGGAATGGGTGAGGagggaagagaaagaagaagtaaTTAGTCTTAGTTAATATTATTTGGATAATAAAGTGAATCTGGTCCACTAAATGAGTGAAGGGACACATGTAAAATATTTAGGGTAGATATGCAATGGAGAGATGAGGGACTGGAAGGGAGCCAGATCCtcattgaaatgaaaatatttacAGACTTTATGGAAATATAAGTAGACAATGTCATCAATCAATTATGTAAAGATATAGAAGACACTAACATTAATAAATTATGAAAAAAGAGTTGAGTTTTATGCATTTACGAGATAAGAGTGCTTTCACAAGCTTACAAGGTAACTACACTTTACAATCAATATTAACTAATAATTTGATAAAACTTAGTTTATTATTGTCACGTGTTAGTTGATTTGTTATCACAGCTAACTAATATTTGATAGAATAAAGTTTCTAAATGTTGTATACatattgtatacgggtaaaaccgatgCATGACTTGACTTTCCGGTGAGCAAATCGGAGCAGGAACGTGACCGTAATGTATCGGGGCTCGGGCAAAACACCTGCCTTCAGGGATATCGGGGCCATATCCTCGAGGTCCGATTTGAGGATTGAGACTTCAGAGAGCATTACCAAGCAGCAGTTGCACACGACTAATAATGGGCCATGATATC
This sequence is a window from Nicotiana tomentosiformis chromosome 5, ASM39032v3, whole genome shotgun sequence. Protein-coding genes within it:
- the LOC104086506 gene encoding protein phosphatase 2C 37-like, whose protein sequence is MTGMYFGETKTVNPTEPSSEGARRRRMEVHQFRFVASDMAVAPPLESERKRQKLNKLVSVKSFEIKEKRSKLERIVSLPLSLPCRSDIGKGEKKVAENKETERNALDLSESASISSNIERPGVSDCPKFGVTSVCGRRRDMEDAVSIYPTFIREKHEKSSNLHFFGLYDGHGCSHAAMKCKDRMHEIVKNEVESAGEATWKEMMTRSFTKMDKEVVEYSRGGGGAPTADCRCELQTQQCDAVGSTAVVAVVTPNEIVVSNCGDSRAVLCRNGVAIPLSTDHKPDRPDELNRIEEAGGRVIYWDGARVLGVLAMSRAIGDNYLKPYVTSEPEVTVTERTVDDECLILASDGLWDVVSNETACGVARMCLRSGRPPSPPGSPFNDVTPTVSGENFDQGCTDASILLTRLALARHSSDNVSVVVVDLKRDL